In Clostridiisalibacter paucivorans DSM 22131, the sequence GAATCATGAGTATCTTTTAAAAGAATTAAAAAAGACCCACGAATTATTTGTTGAGGAAGCGATATCTAAAACACAGTATGAAAAAATAGAACATGAGGCAAATATGGCTGAATTAAAAGTAGAGGAGGTAAAATCTAGCTTAAAGGAACTTAGATCAAATTTGGAAGATACGGTTATTAGGGCTCCCATTGATGGAAGAATAACGGGATTAGACAATGTAGTTGGAGATATGGTACAGAGGGGAAATCCCATACTTATGATAGATAGTATAAAAGAACTTTATGTAGAGGTTCAGATGCCAGAATCGGATATTATGAAATTGAAAAAAAGTAAAAAAGTATATTTGAACTTTCCTAAGATAGACAAAGAAATGGAATCAATGATAAGTAAACTACCTGAAAACATCAGTACAAAAACCAGGGTAGGAGCAGTTGAAATAGGGCCTATAAAATTAAAAGCCTATGAAGATATTATATTAGGTAGGACCATAGAAATATATTTTATTATAGAAGAATATTCTGAAGCTTTAGTGGTTGAAAAAGACGCAATAAAAACCATAGGCAATAAAAATGTAGTATATTTAATAAAAGATAATAAAGCAATAAAGAAAGAGGTTAAACTAGGTTTTAGTCAAAGAAACAAGGTGCAAATAAATGGAGATATAAAAGAGGGTGAAATTGTTGCAAATAGTAATTTAGATTTATTATATGATGGTGCTAAGGTTTTTATTTTTGAAGGGATTGAGTAAAATGAATATAGGAAAAATATCTGTTAAAAATAAATATCTTGTAATTTCTATTGTAATAGCAATAATAATATTTGGGATATATTCCAACATGACTATTAAAACCCAATTATCTCCTGATACCAGTGCCCCTAAGGTTACAGTTATCACTCAATACCCTGGGGCATCGGCTCAAGATGTTTCTCAAAATTTAATAAAGCCTTTAGAAGAGGATTTTGGGAAATTAGAGGGTATATCAAAAATAAAATCAGACTCCTTAGATAATATGGGAATTGTTCATTTGTTTTTTAATTATGGTACTAATGTGGATAATGCATCTATTGATGTACAAAACACCATAAATAAAATTAAAGATAGATTACCAAAGAATATAAAAGACCCAAAAGTTCTCAAATTTAATACATCAGATAAACCTGTAATGACTCTGGCTTTAACCAGTAAAGATATGGATATACAAGATATAAGAAGAATGGGAGAAGACAAAATAGCCTATGAGTTACAACTTATAGATGGAGTTGCAGCTATTGAGATTTTTGGGGGATATATAGGAGAGATAAAAGTAACTATTGATGAAAATAAGTTAAGTGCTTATAATCTAAACTTATTCCAGATATCTAAGGTTCTTGAACAAAATAATATAATGGCACCGGGGGGGAATATTAGGGACGGAAATAAAGAAATTTCATTAAAAATAGATGAAGAATTTAGTGATATGGAACAATTAAGAGGTTTAAGGATTCCCTTAATGGATGGAAATTATATTAAATTGGGAGATGTGGCA encodes:
- a CDS encoding efflux RND transporter periplasmic adaptor subunit, producing MKKKVVTSIIVIIILGGLFSIIKKEKSRDHTQVNNNKDLGIPINTTEISMEKLDNKIVYMGDLVPKEISKVSSKAQGHIEKIYVDNGDMVKKEQILMKLEDKDIKLKIEKLNIQLKEAQLNHEYLLKELKKTHELFVEEAISKTQYEKIEHEANMAELKVEEVKSSLKELRSNLEDTVIRAPIDGRITGLDNVVGDMVQRGNPILMIDSIKELYVEVQMPESDIMKLKKSKKVYLNFPKIDKEMESMISKLPENISTKTRVGAVEIGPIKLKAYEDIILGRTIEIYFIIEEYSEALVVEKDAIKTIGNKNVVYLIKDNKAIKKEVKLGFSQRNKVQINGDIKEGEIVANSNLDLLYDGAKVFIFEGIE